The nucleotide sequence CCACCCCGCGCCCCGGCGGCACCCTCGTCTACGCGACCGGCGACGACGAGCCCACCTGCCTCGACCCGCAGCAGCGCGGCAACGTGCCGCAGGCGCTGCTCGCGACGCAGTACCTCCAGACGCTGTTCTTCCAGGACGACAAAGGCGAGATCCTGCCGTGGCTCGCGACCTCCTGGACGGAGGCCCCGGACCACCTCAGCTGGACCGTCGAACTGCGCGACGACGTCCGCTTCAGCGACGGCACCCCCTTCGACGCCGCCGCCGTCAAGACCAACATCGAACGCGTGCTCGACCCCGAAACCGGCTCCACCACGGGCCGGTTGGCGCTCTCCAAGGTCGCCGCCGTGCAGGTGCCCGCGCCGCACACCGCCCGCATCGAACTCAAGGAGCCCGACAGCGCGTTGCTGGAGTCGCTGTCGATGGTGTGGCTGCCCATGCAGTCGCCCGCCGCGTTGGCCCGAGGGCTCACCGCGAACTGCGAATCCCCGGTCGGCACCGGCCCGTTCACGGTCGAGAGCTGGCACCGGCAGGACTCCGTCACCCTCGTGCGCAACGCGAACTTCACGACGCCGCCGCCCGGTTCGGCACACACCGGCCCGGCCTACCTCGACCGCATCACGTGGCGGTTCGTCCCGGACGGCACCTCGCGCTTCGCCGCCCTGCAGAGCGGACAGGCCGACGTCGTCGACGTGTTGGAGCCGCAGCACGCGGTCGCCGCGAAGGGCAACCCGAACCTCGCGGTGACCATCGCCGCCCGCCCCGGCAAGCCCGTGCAACTCGAACTCAACACCACCCGGGCGCCGTTCGACGACGCGTCGGTCCGCGAGGCGTTCTGGGCGTCCGTCGACATCGACGCCGCCCTCGCCAGCGTCTACCTCGGCACGACCGAACGCGCGACCTCCCCGCTGAGCAGTTCCACGCGGTACGCCGCCGACACCATCCGGGACACGTACGACCCGGCCAAGGCCGCGGCCCTCCTGGACGCGGCGGGCTGGACCGGCCGCGACGGCGACGGCATCCGCACCAAGGACGGCCGCCGCCTCACGGTCTCCCTGCCCTACACGACGGCGATCCCGCTGCAACCCGGCGTCTACGAGCAGATCCAGGCGACCGCCAAGAAGTCCGGCTTCGACGTGGAGCTGCGTCCGCTCGACACCGCGAAGTGGTGGATCGCCAACAACGAGTGGGACTACGACGCCCTGCCCATGTACTACACGAAGAACTCGCCGGACGTCCTGCGCATCACGTACCACAGCGCCGCCAACGCCGACGCGACGCCGAACTCGTACCACGCCAACAACGTGCACCTCGCCGACCCCGAGGTCGACCGCCTGCTCACCGAGGCCGGGCAGACCACCGACGAGGCCGTCCGCGCCGACCTCTACCGCCGCGTGCAGCAGACCCTCGCCGACGGCCACTACATCCTCCCCGTGCACGACCAGCAGACCCGCATCGGCGCCCAGAAGAAGGTCAAGGGCATACGCCTGCTGCCGTCGCTCGCGCTGCCGTCCTTCTACGACACGTGGATCGGCTGATGGCCGCGACCAGACCCCCGACACCGCGCACCGAGGCCAAGGAGGCGGGGGCCACCGCGGCGGCGACCGCCACCCCTGGTCCCGCCGCCCCCGACTCCGCCGCCCCCGACCCCGCCCGCCGCCCGCGCGTCCGGCGCCTCGCCCGCCGCGTCGCCACCCGCCTCGCCGGCGCGCTCTTCGTCCTGTGGGCCGTCGTCACCCTCACGTTCCTCGGCATGCACCTGGTGCCCGGAGACCCCGCCGAGGCCGTCCTCGGCGGGGCCGGATCCCACGCCGGCGAAGCCCAGTTGGCCGAGGTCCGCGAGCAATACGGCTTCGACCGGCCGCTGTTGGCGCAGTACGCCGACGAACTCGGCCACCTCGTCCGCGGCGACCTCGGCACCTCGTGGACCCTGCGCACCGACGTCACCGGAGTCCTCGGCGAAGCACTCGGCAGCACCCTCGTCCTCGCCGTGTGCTCCCTCGCGGTCGCGTGGGTCATCGCCGTCGCGGTCGCCCTGTGGTCCACACGCGGCGGGCGCATCTCCACCGCGCTGGGCACCGCCCTGGAGATCACCGCCGCGGCCGTCCCGCACTTCTGGCTCGGCAGCGTCCTCGTGCTCGTCCTCGGCGTACAACTCCAGTGGCTGCCACCCCTGAGCACCCCCGGCATCGAGGGCCTGATCATGCCGGTGCTGACCCTCGCCCTGCCGCTCGCCGGCTTCCTCGGCCAGGTCATGCGCGAGGCGTTCCTCGACGCCCTCGACGCGCCCTTCTCACTGTCGGCCCGCGCCCGCGGGGAGAGCGAGACGGGCCTACGGCTCATCCACGCCCTGCGGCACGCCGCGCTGCCCGCGATCAGCCTGTCCGGCTGGGCGTTCGGCTCGCTCATCAGCGGCGCGGTCGTCGTCGAGACCGTCTTCTCGCGGACCGGGCTGGGCCGCACGCTGCTCTCCGCGGTCCTCGCCTCCGACACACCGCTGGTGATCGGCGTCGTCCTCGTCGTCGCCGCCGTCTACCTCGCGGTCACCGCCCTCACCGAAATCGCCGACCGGATAGCCGATCCGCGCCTGCGCCAGGCGGTGACACCGTGGTGACCGCGTCCGCCGCCCCCGTCGCGGCACCCGCCCGCCGCCCGTCCCTGCCGCGCCCGGGGGAGGCCCTGGCCCTGGCCGTCCTCGCGCTGCTCCTCGTCGCGGCACTCGCGCCCGGCCTGCTGACCACCCACGACCCGTACGGCATCCAACCCGCCGAGGCGTTCCAAGGGCCGTCCGGCGCCCACTGGTTCGGCACCGACGAGAACGGCCGCGACCTGTTCAGCCGCGTCATCCAGGGCACCCGGTCGTCGTTCCTCATCGGGGTGTTCGCCACCGCGCTCGGCCTCGGTGTCGCCGTCGTCCTCGGCACCGCCGCCGGCCTCGGCAACCGGGCCGTCGACTTCGTCGTGAGCCGGATCCTGGAGGTGGGCTTCGCGATCCCCGGCATCATGCTCGCGCTGCTCCTCGCGGCCGTCCTCGGCGGTGGCGTCGTCGCGTCCGGCCTCGCCGTCGGCCTCGCCACCGCACCCGGCTACGCCCGCGTCATCCGCAGCCAGGTACGCGCCGTGCGCGGCGCCGGCTACGTCGAGGCCGCGACCGTTCTCGGCCGCGGCCGATGGACCCTGCTGCGCCGCCACATCATGCCCAACACGCTCGCCCCGCTGTACGTGCTCGGCACGCTCGGCATCGGCCAGGCCGTCGTGTGGGCCACCTCGCTCAGCTTCCTCGGCATCGGCGTCGTCCCGCCGAACCCGGAATGGGGAGCCCTGCTCTCCGCCGGCCGCCCCTACATCCAGAACGCCTGGTGGCTGACCGTCTTCCCCGGAGTCTTCATCGTGCTCGGCGCCGCCTGCGTCACCGTGCTCGGCCGCAGCCTCCAACGCCGCACCAGGGAGCGCTGACATGCCCCGAACCGACCACCTCCCCGGCCTCGCCGCCCCGACCCAGGCCCCACCCGGCCGACCCGTCGTCGACGTACGCGACCTGCACGTCTCGTTCGGCACGCGCACCGCACGCACCGACGTCGTCGCCGGCGTCTCCTTCACCCTCCACCCCGGCCGGTGCCTGGCCCTGGTCGGCGAGTCGGGATCCGGCAAGAGCGTCACCGCCCGCTCCCTCATCGGCCTCGCCGGGCCGGGCGCCCACATCCGCGCCGACCACCTGCGCGTCCGCGGCACCGACGTCCTCGACGCGGCCCCCCGCGCGCTGCGCGCCCTGCGCGGCGCCGACGTCGGCCTCGTCCTCCAAGACGCGCTCGTCTCCCTCGACCCGCTCCGGCCCGTCGGCCGGGAGATCGCCGACACGCTGCGCCTGCACGGCCGCCTGTCCGCCGCGCGGCGCCGCGAACGCGTCGTCGAACTCCTCGAACGCGCCGGCGTCCCCCAACCCGAACAGCGCGCCCGACAGCGCGCCGGCGAGATGTCCGGCGGCCTGCGGCAACGCGCCCTGATCGCCGCGGCCATTGCGCTCGACCCGCCCGTCCTGATCGCCGACGAACCGACCACCGCCCTCGACGCCGGCGTCCAGGGCCAGATCCTCGACCTTCTCGAACAGGTCAAGGCCGACGGCACCGCTCTGCTGCTCATCAGCCACGACCTCGCCGTCGTCGAGCGCGTCGCCGACACCATCGCCGTCATGCACCACGGCCGCATCGTCGAACAAGGCAGCCCCGACGACGTCCTCACCCGGCCCCGGCACGACTACACCCGGCAGCTCATCCGCGCCGTCCCCGCCGGACACCCGCGCGGCACCCGGCTGTCCGCCCGGATGTCACGCACCGGAGCGCTCACCCTGCCCGGCACCCCGCCCGAACTCCCGGACGCCGCACGCCCCGACGACGCGCCGCTGATCGAAGCCCGCGACCTCGTCAAGCACTACCGCGACCCCGACGGCACGACCCGCGTCGTCGTCGACCACGTCGGCTTCGCCCTGCACCGCGGACGCACCCTCGGCCTCGTCGGCGAATCCGGCTCCGGCAAGACCACCACCGCCCGCATCGTGCTCGGCCTCACCGCGCCCGACTCCGGCACCGTGGAACTGTACGGACAACCCTGGAGCGACCTCCCCGAACGCGAACGGCGCACCCGGCGCGCCCACATCGGCGCCGTCTACCAGGACCCGCTCGGCTCCTTCGACCCCCGGCTGACCGTACGCCAGATCCTCGTCGACGTCCTCACCCACGGCCGCCGCAAGCGCGCCGCCGCACACGACAAGGACGTCGCCGCCCTCCTCGACACCGTCGGCCTGCCCGGCACCGTCGCCGACCGCCGCCCGCGGCACCTGTCCGGCGGCCAGCGCCAACGCGTCGCCATCGCCCGCGCCCTCGCACCGCGCCCCCGCGTCCTCGTGTGCGACGAACCGGTCTCCGCACTCGACGTGTCCATCCAGGCCCAGATCCTCGACCTCCTGGACGAACTCCAGCGCGAACTGGGCCTGGCGTACCTCTTCATCTCCCACGACCTCGGCGTCGTCCAACACGTCAGCGACACCATCGCCGTCACGCGCCACGGCCGCATCGTCGAACACGGAGACGCCGCACAGGTGTTCGCCAACCCGCGGCACCCCTACACCCGCAGCCTTCTCGACGCCGCACCCCGCCTCGGCCGCGGCACCGACACACCCACGAGGACCCCCGCGTGACCCTGCACTTCAACGCCTTCGTCATGAACACCGGCTCGCACATCCAGCACGGCCAATGGCGCCACCCCGACGCCCGGCAGGCCGACTTCAACGACATCGACCTGTGGCTCGACCTCGCCCGCACCCTCGAACGCGGCCTGTTCGACGCGGTGTTCTTCGCCGACGTCGTCGGCCTCTACGGACCCGCCGACGCGCCCTGGGACGTCAACGTCCGCGAGGGCCTGCAAATCCCCAGCAACGACCCGTCCGTGCTGCTGGCCGCCCTCGCCGTCCACACCGAACACCTCGGTCTGGCCTTCACCAGCAACGTCATGCAACAGCACCCGTTCAACTTCGCCCGCACCGTCTCCACCCTCGACCACATCTCACGCGGACGCGTGGCCTGGAACATCGTCACCGGCACCCAGGAGAACGCCGCCCGCAACTTCGGCCTCGACCGGCTCACCGCACACGACGACCGCTACGCGTGGGCCGACGAATACGTCGACGTCACCTACAAGCTCTGGGAAGGCTCGTGGGACGACGGCGCCCTGCTGCGCGACCGCGAGCGCGGCGTCTTCTCCGACCCCGCCCGCATCCACAAGATCCACCACCGCGGCCCCCGCTACCGCGTCGAAGGCCCCCACCTGCCCTCGCCGTCGGCGCAGCGTACGCCCGTCCTCTTCCAGGCCGGCGCGTCCGGAGCCGGGAAAGCCTTCGCCGCCGCACACGCCGAGGCCGTGTTCATCGCCGCACCCACCCCCGAGGTCGCCGCCGAGGGCATCCGCGAGACCCGCGCCCTCGCCGAGGCCAACGGCCGCCGCCCGGGCGACGTCAAGTTCTTCCAGGGCATCTCCTTCGTCATCGGCTCCACCGAGGCCGAAGCCCGCCGCAAGGAAGCCGAACTCGACGCCTACGCCAGCCCCGACGGCTTCCTCACCCACATGAACTTCGGCATCCGCCCCGACGGCACCCCGTACCCGCCCGACACCCCGCTGCGCGACGTCGAG is from Yinghuangia sp. ASG 101 and encodes:
- a CDS encoding ABC transporter permease, with translation MAATRPPTPRTEAKEAGATAAATATPGPAAPDSAAPDPARRPRVRRLARRVATRLAGALFVLWAVVTLTFLGMHLVPGDPAEAVLGGAGSHAGEAQLAEVREQYGFDRPLLAQYADELGHLVRGDLGTSWTLRTDVTGVLGEALGSTLVLAVCSLAVAWVIAVAVALWSTRGGRISTALGTALEITAAAVPHFWLGSVLVLVLGVQLQWLPPLSTPGIEGLIMPVLTLALPLAGFLGQVMREAFLDALDAPFSLSARARGESETGLRLIHALRHAALPAISLSGWAFGSLISGAVVVETVFSRTGLGRTLLSAVLASDTPLVIGVVLVVAAVYLAVTALTEIADRIADPRLRQAVTPW
- a CDS encoding ABC transporter permease codes for the protein MVTASAAPVAAPARRPSLPRPGEALALAVLALLLVAALAPGLLTTHDPYGIQPAEAFQGPSGAHWFGTDENGRDLFSRVIQGTRSSFLIGVFATALGLGVAVVLGTAAGLGNRAVDFVVSRILEVGFAIPGIMLALLLAAVLGGGVVASGLAVGLATAPGYARVIRSQVRAVRGAGYVEAATVLGRGRWTLLRRHIMPNTLAPLYVLGTLGIGQAVVWATSLSFLGIGVVPPNPEWGALLSAGRPYIQNAWWLTVFPGVFIVLGAACVTVLGRSLQRRTRER
- a CDS encoding dipeptide ABC transporter ATP-binding protein, which codes for MPRTDHLPGLAAPTQAPPGRPVVDVRDLHVSFGTRTARTDVVAGVSFTLHPGRCLALVGESGSGKSVTARSLIGLAGPGAHIRADHLRVRGTDVLDAAPRALRALRGADVGLVLQDALVSLDPLRPVGREIADTLRLHGRLSAARRRERVVELLERAGVPQPEQRARQRAGEMSGGLRQRALIAAAIALDPPVLIADEPTTALDAGVQGQILDLLEQVKADGTALLLISHDLAVVERVADTIAVMHHGRIVEQGSPDDVLTRPRHDYTRQLIRAVPAGHPRGTRLSARMSRTGALTLPGTPPELPDAARPDDAPLIEARDLVKHYRDPDGTTRVVVDHVGFALHRGRTLGLVGESGSGKTTTARIVLGLTAPDSGTVELYGQPWSDLPERERRTRRAHIGAVYQDPLGSFDPRLTVRQILVDVLTHGRRKRAAAHDKDVAALLDTVGLPGTVADRRPRHLSGGQRQRVAIARALAPRPRVLVCDEPVSALDVSIQAQILDLLDELQRELGLAYLFISHDLGVVQHVSDTIAVTRHGRIVEHGDAAQVFANPRHPYTRSLLDAAPRLGRGTDTPTRTPA
- a CDS encoding NtaA/DmoA family FMN-dependent monooxygenase (This protein belongs to a clade of FMN-dependent monooxygenases, within a broader family of flavin-dependent oxidoreductases, the luciferase-like monooxygenase (LMM) family, some of whose members use coenzyme F420 rather than FMN.) yields the protein MTLHFNAFVMNTGSHIQHGQWRHPDARQADFNDIDLWLDLARTLERGLFDAVFFADVVGLYGPADAPWDVNVREGLQIPSNDPSVLLAALAVHTEHLGLAFTSNVMQQHPFNFARTVSTLDHISRGRVAWNIVTGTQENAARNFGLDRLTAHDDRYAWADEYVDVTYKLWEGSWDDGALLRDRERGVFSDPARIHKIHHRGPRYRVEGPHLPSPSAQRTPVLFQAGASGAGKAFAAAHAEAVFIAAPTPEVAAEGIRETRALAEANGRRPGDVKFFQGISFVIGSTEAEARRKEAELDAYASPDGFLTHMNFGIRPDGTPYPPDTPLRDVETNSSHSILDWLRRSVTDREPVVADLAALVSRRARIVGTPEQIADRLEDWQRAGVDGVNVVNWRLPDSYTEVVDHLLPVLRDRGLAQREYAPGTLRRKLFGTDLVNDRHPAARYRNAFKDA
- a CDS encoding ABC transporter substrate-binding protein → MRKLTSTAAALTAAGALLLTACGGSGDDDASATPRPGGTLVYATGDDEPTCLDPQQRGNVPQALLATQYLQTLFFQDDKGEILPWLATSWTEAPDHLSWTVELRDDVRFSDGTPFDAAAVKTNIERVLDPETGSTTGRLALSKVAAVQVPAPHTARIELKEPDSALLESLSMVWLPMQSPAALARGLTANCESPVGTGPFTVESWHRQDSVTLVRNANFTTPPPGSAHTGPAYLDRITWRFVPDGTSRFAALQSGQADVVDVLEPQHAVAAKGNPNLAVTIAARPGKPVQLELNTTRAPFDDASVREAFWASVDIDAALASVYLGTTERATSPLSSSTRYAADTIRDTYDPAKAAALLDAAGWTGRDGDGIRTKDGRRLTVSLPYTTAIPLQPGVYEQIQATAKKSGFDVELRPLDTAKWWIANNEWDYDALPMYYTKNSPDVLRITYHSAANADATPNSYHANNVHLADPEVDRLLTEAGQTTDEAVRADLYRRVQQTLADGHYILPVHDQQTRIGAQKKVKGIRLLPSLALPSFYDTWIG